From one Humulus lupulus chromosome 8, drHumLupu1.1, whole genome shotgun sequence genomic stretch:
- the LOC133795859 gene encoding L10-interacting MYB domain-containing protein-like translates to MKKATGRDYTRPQLKNKWDGLKNEWKLWKQLKGKETGLGWNIKKNTIDATEDWWNSKLQFRIRGIEPEVEEKLDRIFMNTVATGEYAWTPSSGIIPSESEKPFNNIETLHEQLESSDDDLEMPNTDRFLREKNNKRLAEPLEKQNKAMKHGKGKMKKTGPLMIFEQIGRLADAVETRSRNIETARKENSITEVMKILNSLPGIEKGSSLYLFATRLFIMKEKREMFASLEEPELMLTWLKNEHTLG, encoded by the exons ATGAAGAAAGCAACTGGAAGAGATTACACTAGACCACAGTTGAAAAATAAGTGGGATGGATTAAAAAATGAATGGAAGCTTTGGAAGCAACTCAAGGGAAAAGAAACTGGCTTAGGATGGAATATAAAAAAGAATACAATTGATGCAACTGAAGATTGGTGGAATAGTAAATTACAG TTTCGCATTCGGGGAATTGAACCAGAGGTAGAGGAAAAATTAGATAGGATTTTCATGAACACTGTTGCTACAGGAGAGTATGCTTGGACACCTTCATCTGGAATAATTCCATCTGAGTCTGAAAAACCTTTTAACAATATTGAAACCTTACATGAACAACTTGAGAGTAGTGACGATGATCTAGAGATGCCTAATACTGATAGATTTCTTAGAGAGAAAAATAACAAGAGATTAGCCGAGCCACTTGAGAAACAAAATAAAGCAATGAAACATGGAAAAGGAAAAATGAAGAAGACAGGGCCTTTAATGATATTTGAACAAATTGGTCGCCTTGCTGATGCTGTGGAGACAAGGAGTAGAAATATTGAAACAGCTAGAAAGGAGAATAGTATTACCGAAgttatgaaaattttaaattctttGCCTGGAATTGAGAAAGGGAGCAGCTTGTATTTATTTGCAACTCGCTTGTTTATcatgaaagagaagagagagatgTTTGCTTCATTGGAAGAACCTGAGTTGATGCTTACTTGGCTCAAGAATGAGCATACTCTGGGATAA
- the LOC133798201 gene encoding wound-induced protein 1 — translation MRLLTGVSSPDDVDFQFQPQSFASFGPTVLVEGCDSDLSIAWVHAWTVTDGIITQVREYFNTSLTVTRLGDSSSSYGQYSPLGFASSSSSSTAEIASYHCPSVWESSLSNRVGKSVPGLVLAI, via the coding sequence ATGCGATTGCTCACCGGTGTTTCATCACCAGACGACGTCGATTTCCAATTTCAGCCCCAATCCTTCGCCTCATTCGGACCCACCGTCCTTGTCGAAGGCTGCGATTCCGATCTGTCCATAGCTTGGGTTCACGCCTGGACCGTGACGGATGGGATAATTACCCAGGTTAGGGAGTACTTCAACACTTCCCTCACCGTCACCCGCCTCGGCGATTCTTCCTCCTCTTACGGCCAATACTCACCGTTGGGATTCGCTTCGTCGTCTTCCTCATCCACGGCCGAGATTGCGTCTTACCACTGCCCCTCCGTCTGGGAGAGTAGCCTCTCCAACCGGGTCGGGAAGTCGGTGCCGGGTCTTGTCCTGGCGATTTGA